From the Mya arenaria isolate MELC-2E11 chromosome 17, ASM2691426v1 genome, the window attttcatgtattttcaaatacaatgtatcaaGTCTATAgcaatattttgatatgaaaaGATTGGATCATGCAGCCATTTGtgtattaagttattaacaTATCAAATGTGTTTCAGCTTATGACATTACATAGCAACAATAGTATGTATTTAGTACACATGCTTTGAATAAAGTGAAATGCAGAACAGTGtacatataatgttttcttttttatagttttaatatcTGCTATGTACATGGTATTTACAACCATTTACCATTCCTGAGTGACAACCAGTACTATTACTGATGAAGCAACCACTGAGGATCAAACCACAGACCCTCTTATCCAGAGTCTGATAATGTTACCACTGGGCTATCACCACTGGTCAGTTAAGCTCTATATTTACCTCTGAGAGTTCTGATAGGCGAACAGTCAGGTATTGACCACAGCTTGCAGAGGCCTGACCTGTAAACAGACAATAACTGGATCATGAATAGTCATTAcatcaacatacatgtacaccaaCAAACTGGTTAAGTCTGCAAATGTGTACTATCACTGAATGATTAATGAAGACCTTGGTTATAGCTAACATAATATTACacctttttcttaaatttaatacagtagaaactcactaaaccggaactCCACAAAActggaatcctcgggataccagACCTTTTTCAGAGTCctggttttccccttctattttcaatgtaaaaaatccctacaaaaccggaaccccggaattccggacaaaaaatcgagaaaatttgttagttgtcaacataattttacctcacaaaaccggacatatatttgttccaacatgtcaaaatgattttgtgtattaggaactcgtgaatcgcgtgtcactttgttttgacagccggtgcgttgttaaatattgcacctgtgatgttgtgttaacttgataatcgataatgatgattgcgctgacTGCCGCACgctaatcaaacttgtgaaaaaaaaattgattgaaacattaatttgtttgttgcagaatataaagaactagaaacggttattaagtgatcattttggagggttgttttatctaaagacttctatgattgaatcaaattagagcggtgcattaattgttgatgtaaaataaatgttatctttatgtgttttcattttattccagttttcaacttccctttaaaggttaactcaattaatattttgagtaaccTTACtacgtacatcaaatcctcactaaactgaaatcctcactaaaccggaaattttgcccagtctggaccttgtccggtttaatGGGTTTCTACTGTAATTTCCTTTTAACTGTTTAATGTTTCATTCCACTTGTCgaaagtattattttaaatcacttttctttagtatttaaagtaaaatctaACAAAATGTGTCGCTCGTCAGGTGTGCCCATACTTTTGATAGTTatagtaacattgaccttgacttttgaccatTAAAAcagtaggggtcatctactcACTATGgccaatgtgcataccaagtttgaaaacTACACCAATACCAGAAATACCTGTATTTTCTAGAGAAAGGTCacaatgacattgacctttgactccAAAAGAGGCTATCTACAAACAATGATCAAtatgcataccaagtataagACTATACACCCAAGTTGTTCAAAGGTTTTGTCAGGTGagacaaaaatgacattttaaaaaaaaattgtagaaatataaaaatccaaAATTTCACACTTaagtagaaatatttttaaattttattctgATGGATTGTACTGATTCCTGTTTTCACAgctataattaaatattaatcttATAAGTCTGTGTCATTAAAATTCAGTATCAGGGGTCAGGTGTCTACATTATAGCCCCCGCCCCCACCCACCTCAATGTACTCACCATGAAGCTGTAGCAAGCATCTTGCTGTTTGGGCTGAACTGGCAAAAGGACAGCGGCCGGGTGTCTCCAATCTGACTAGACTCATTATTCACAGCCTGCAACAATACCACAAGGATTTGTTGGTGTACATTCAATTGTACACAGCTgcaataattgtatttgttatcaaattctTGTAATGAAAGGACTCTCCCGAGTTGAACTTTCATTAGAAAAGGAACATAACAACTAAGTGCAATAAGAATTTGTTAAAAGCTAAATACTATAAGGCAATCGTTCACAAAGTATATGCATAGACATCCTTGACATCCAGATCTTGCCAAAAAGGTAAAATTCCTGTGTTCAGCATGCACATTATGGGTTTCAAGGCACACACCTATTGCTGTGAAATCTGTGTAGCAATACCAAATCGAGCTTCTCTATTGGAAAGTCATATAACATAATAGAAGTACCATggctttgttatacatgtgcttATTCTCTCCGGCAACATGTTCACTACATTAGTTTCAAATATCTCGAACAGTCTTTGGGATATGGTCAAGGTTAAAGCTTTTGTACAATAACGCAGATGACAACGACACCAAGTCTACGACAATACCTTGACTTTCTTCAAAACACAGAAAAGCTATATATCGTCATACTCTAAGCCTTTTTTGTATGTCCTGGGCCTTTACAGTCTTCTGCGCAGCAAAGTTCTTCTCCTCCTTCTGTTTGGCGATGCGTGATTGAGCCCGGGGTATTGAGTACTCTGCAATCCACAATCGGGCTTCCTTCAACGATGTGGGACCCTCATGGTACCATGTCACATTTTCCTGTGGGTGGTGAAAGGTTTAGTGTTCATTTACATGAGcttcaaagtacatgtattcatcAAGATGTCTGAAGAAAAACTATAATTTGGTTATCAATTCTCAGatacttttgattttaaaaatgaatcttcatgtatgtgttcattttttcataacataacattctGTCACAtcttcaacaaatatttttatacatttaccTTCTTACTATTCTTATGCGGTAATACCTTTCTTACCTTCCCTTTTGTATTGCTTAATTGTGTTTACCTCCTCTTTCTTCTTGTGAAGAGTTTCCAGTCAATACCTTTCTTACCTGCCATTCTTTATtctgtaattgtttttatctcCCGTTTTTCCTTGTGAAGAGTTACCTTTCTTACCTCATCTTTTTTCTTTCGAAGAGTTTCCTGCTCTTTCTGTTGCTTTTTGAGAATATCCTCCCCTCTAAGACCCAGCTCATGCCTCAGTCTCTCACGTCGGTCAGCAGGACCCTCACCGAACAGACCTGGTCATGATGGTTAATGATGTACacatatgattattttttctgttcagGAACATGGCCAAAGAGGCAAACATGACTGGAATATGTATGACGTGTATATGTTACTAAACAGAAGGAGGGTTTCATGATATTATGTGCAATTGTAACTATTTGAAAATAGCATTTTGAGCAAGATCAGTTTTGCACAACTGACATTGACATCATGTCTATTACAATGCCTAGACTTTTTTCTAGACAAGTTTATAAATTCAGAACACATGTAAATGGACCTTACAAATAGGTTCTCCCAGTTTTCTGAGATGGGCCTTCACTTCGCTATCATCAGTTGATACTTGGATCTTTTTGGCCTGAAAATAATAACTCAGCAATGGGAAACAGCACTGCTGATTAATTACACATTAAGGCACACACTTTTGTACCGAAGCTTTCCATGAATTACAGAAACATTTCATGGCATTATCGGTGAatctataataatttaaatatatgaatgtaCCTTTTTTCGCTTTTCAAAATCTGCCAGAAGTTCCGCCTGACTTTGTTCATACTCCTTCTCAAGGTCCATTGTCGCCCCTGAAACATACATTGGAAATCCTTCAGTGTTATATTTCTCAggtttttccatttttcatttttaatacatgggttgaataaaattaagattcatacTTCTACCCCTCGTACATAGGTAGGAAActttacattgtaaatataacaatggtaTCAGAAGCTGTTGTTTTCTTTCCCTTTGTTCATATAACATTAAGATGGTTTTACTTCAAAATATCACACAATCGATAAGGGAATATCCTCAAAACGTTAAATGCAAAGATATCAATCCATACTAGAAAGTGCTGATACAACTCATTGGGGACAACAAAGAAAGTAGATTGAATAATTAAATGTCACTTAAAACCCTTTAAAAACTCCTTGAATCATTTTCTAATATCCAAATGGCTGTGCAGGATTGTTAACTGTTAGATAGCAAGTATCTGTTAACATGGCATACTTTGTATCTGTAAACACATTACAAAATTGGTTTAACAAATAAACAgcaatattgtattgtacatCATAAATATATCGCACACAAGTCTGTCCTCATACCAGAAGTGATGTTGATGTTTCCTGCGGCAATTCCTGCCTTGACAGCATCCCCTGCCAGGGACCCTTCCCCTCCCCCGCCCACCGCCAGCCGATGCCTCTCCTTCTGTTCAAGGCTGCCATACTGTACTGTCTTCTGACGCTTGGCAATGAACTGAGCCTCCCCTTCTTCATCAGAATCTGAATTACAACAAACAAAAGTGGGTCTTGAGTATGAGAAATAAATACTAGTTTTAAGCACCATTTTCAATATACTGAAATTAGTCCATATACACAGCTGtttcagagtctttgacaatttttgtttagGCGACTCTACacgtccatatcccacttgttgttttccacGCCAAAAATGACAGATCCCAAcgttaagtatatatatatatatatacagcaGCAAGATAACGTGCACCTGCTAGATAGTTCCAAAATGGctatgctttgttgacagaatCTGAATAAGTGTCTCATAAAAACACTAGtgtaacaagagatgttagtgaaacatttatgcccccttgggagccaaattgttagtaggatttggacacttaaataaaatatggacaatcagaaaaccttttttcagcttacagtcacactgaccttgacctttgacccactgacctcaaaatcaatagggttcatctgctggtcatgaccaataagcctacctagtatgaggtccctgggtcaaagcgttctcaagttattgatcggaaaccgtttttcatgttaaggtcacactgaccttgacctttgacccactgacctcaaaatcaatagggttcatctgctggtcatgaccaatacacctaccaagtatgaggttcctgggtcaaagcgttctcaagttattgatcggaaaccgtttttcatgtaaaggtcacactgaccttgacctttgacccactgacctcaaaatcaatagggttcatctgctggtgatgaccaatacacataccaagtatgaggtccctcggtcaaagcgttctcaagttattgatcggaaaccatttggtattccgaccgaccgacagacagaccgaccgaccgaccgaccgacatgtgcaaaacaatataccccacttttttcaaaagggggcataataagagaaaggtattggcgaaaaataatttatgggtgacttttgtgtttttattcaacaatgCAGTTCtaaatattgtggagttactgtcgaagaatatattttacattggtatgaatcagtaGACTTGTGGCATTTAGGGCTCAATCAATATCCAAATGTCaaaaaagttccctaaacgcgcattattgtggctaatcCTGAAATTATAACaccagggttctcaataagttttggttgaaccgtCAAATAGTCAAGTAACCGATCAGctactacttattctacttaatattcatatttttccagATTTGAACCGGACCAATAACTGTTTACACCATCAATTTTAACAGGCAGCCGGCTGTTATTGAGAACACTGCTAacaccaaaaaaaatgaaacttactTTCAAAGTAACCTAGCCCTTGTATACACATCACACCATAAGTGAATTGTggttctattttcagtaacaatATCATATCATATGGTGTAATATCCTTTGCTCAAAACCGAGTCACGCATCATATACGATTTTTTccatattaaaaagaaaatagcCGCGAAAACATGTTACACTGCTCTTATTTatgatgattagttaaaaacaaactgtcagataattaaaatcaaataaaacgtATAAGTCATTACCCATTTGTGTTCAATTATTAGATATATGCGTAAGgaaatagaaatataatttatttttggttgAACATCAGCAAAACAATTATGGAAGCTGCCAtctttggaaaatatttagtaCGTAATATTGGCAAAAAGGTTACATTacaatacttttcataaacaggCTAGCCTTTTCCGTTGAAATGGGTGAAAGATAAATGGATCATAGATCCTTTTTACTCATTCATAAATAGATAGATGaaacatataaagaaataaaaaagcactacTTACGCTCTTTGAAGAGCCCAGCTCAGTATATGGAAGAAGCACATTATAATGCTGTGCTATTTTAGCGTTTTTAAAACGTTGGCTACTTCACTCCCAAAGATGGGGTCGGTATAAAACGCAGCGATTAACGCAGCCAATATGAACATTTAGGGAAAACGCAGCGGTTGCGCAGCCAATATAGACATATAGGGAAAATGGGTTGTGGTCTTATTACGGTGTTCAAGTGtcattcattaaacaaacaaactttgaattcatttattaagtgtcattcttaacaaaaataacatattgaCGGAGATATTTGagaaatgtacattatttattgaacaaatataaacaaatgacgGAGTTTTTTTTTGAAGTTGCAAAATTAATTACATAAACTAACTttggattttattaaaaagtcaCTCATAACAGAACACTTTTATTTAGAATCTTAATGGAAACGATCTAGATCTGTCTATCAATAAGAAGATACTTCGTCTTCCACAGCCTTCATGGCAGGCGGTTCTTTTCACCGATCGAGTCCGGTGGAAATTGAAAACATCCAAAAGAAGCATATGCCATATATCTTAGGACCAAATGGCTTCTGAGCCTTCTTGAAAATACTATTCCGGATGTCCAACAGCCGTGTAACTTACACGTGGCTGTTGGATTATTGTCACTTGCATTTGAAGGAAAGCATAGTACAGTCCAGAGCATATATACCAGTATTCAAAGTAAGAAGTGATAAGACAATTAAACATCGCTTCTAAATCGGGTCATGGTGAAGTTCAAGTCCGTTCCTGAAGTGAAAATGTCGTTGACTTCAAAATATGATACACATCACATACTAAACTGAAAGACTCGTGCACATTAGC encodes:
- the LOC128222879 gene encoding U4/U6 small nuclear ribonucleoprotein Prp4-like — encoded protein: MDSDEEGEAQFIAKRQKTVQYGSLEQKERHRLAVGGGGEGSLAGDAVKAGIAAGNINITSGATMDLEKEYEQSQAELLADFEKRKKAKKIQVSTDDSEVKAHLRKLGEPICLFGEGPADRRERLRHELGLRGEDILKKQQKEQETLRKKKDEENVTWYHEGPTSLKEARLWIAEYSIPRAQSRIAKQKEEKNFAAQKTVKAQDIQKRLRAVNNESSQIGDTRPLSFCQFSPNSKMLATASWSGLCKLWSIPDCSPIRTLRGHNCNVGAIVFHPQATISLEDSACCMASCGQDGAVKLWNLVSDEPVADIEGHAPYRVARLAYHPSGRFLATCCFDNSWRLWDLEAQEEILHQEGHSKPVYDISFQCDGALAVTGGMDGYGRVWDLRTGRCVMFLEGHLKSVLAVDYAPDGYHLATGSEDNTAKIWDVRQRKCIYTIPAHNNLVSKIKFQPNNGRYLVTASYDSTAKIWAHPIGAPIKTLAGHEGKVTGVDISPDLQHIATVSFDRTFKLWTSENKGGL